In the genome of Ignavibacteriales bacterium, one region contains:
- a CDS encoding DUF4287 domain-containing protein, which translates to MAKTSGEFELEFIQTAKEKTGKTLEQWLAVVKPKGFTKQMEILNWLKSEHKLNHMQASFVAGIYLNNGKPVYQSEDNLLENQFVKSEQMKPLFDFVSKKILKDFPDTQMIAKKTYVSFTATREFAAINIKPKELRMGMDLGDVAFNDTLQKSKLTGPMPRISHMIVLTDEKHFNKKVSEYLIQSYNRTHIK; encoded by the coding sequence ATGGCAAAAACATCAGGCGAATTCGAATTAGAGTTCATACAAACAGCAAAAGAAAAAACCGGAAAAACACTTGAGCAATGGTTAGCCGTTGTTAAACCTAAAGGCTTTACCAAACAGATGGAAATTCTTAACTGGCTGAAGAGTGAACATAAGCTGAATCATATGCAGGCTTCATTTGTCGCAGGCATTTATCTGAATAACGGAAAACCTGTTTATCAGAGTGAAGATAATCTTCTGGAAAACCAGTTTGTAAAATCAGAGCAGATGAAACCATTGTTTGATTTTGTATCTAAAAAAATCCTGAAAGATTTTCCTGATACTCAGATGATAGCCAAGAAAACTTATGTTTCGTTTACAGCAACAAGGGAGTTTGCTGCTATAAACATTAAACCAAAAGAACTGAGAATGGGAATGGATCTTGGTGATGTCGCATTTAATGACACACTTCAGAAATCAAAACTTACAGGACCAATGCCGAGAATTTCTCACATGATCGTTCTTACCGATGAAAAACATTTTAACAAAAAAGTTTCTGAATATCTAATTCAATCTTATAACCGCACACATATAAAGTAA